The DNA region CCTCACTTTGGCTGTAACTCAACCTCTGCAGGGAGCGAGGAAGAGTTGGTGGCTGTGTCACTGGGCTGGGCCGAGTCCTCGGTCAGGGCCCTCTCCAGACTGGCTGGCAGGGACTGGATCAGCCTGTCCCGGAAGTCCTGGCCCACGAAGACGTAGAGCATCGGGTTGAGGCAGCTGTTGAAGAAGGCCAGCGAGCTGGTGGGGTTGACCAGGACCTCGAGGATTTTGTACTTACCCTGGAACAACATCTCCTGGAGCCACACCGTGCTGAGGAGGGCCACCAGCTGGAAGGGGAACCAGCAGATGAAGAAGGAGGCCACCACGGCAGTGAGGACCCGCAGGGGGCGGCTGGAATGGACCAGGCCCTTCCTGCGGATCTTGGCCGCAATGAGCCCGTAGCAGACGGCGACGATAGACATGGGCATGCTGAAGCCTATGATGAACCGGATGATCCCTCTCATGGTCAGCATGGTGATGGCCACATTCAGCCTCTCTTCAAGGGTGGCACCCCAGGACCTAAAGTTGAAGGTGCAGTACACGTTCCCGGTCCCTTTGGGATCGCTGACTGTAGTCAAGAAGATGAAAACCGGCAACGTAAGA from Urocitellus parryii isolate mUroPar1 chromosome 15, mUroPar1.hap1, whole genome shotgun sequence includes:
- the Fpr2 gene encoding N-formyl peptide receptor 2 gives rise to the protein MDANVSVPQNGSESYESPGYTVLEIIPLVVLAVTFVLGVLGNGLVIWVAGFRMTHTVTTICYLNLALADFSFTATLPFLIVSMAMREKWPFGWFLCKLVHIVVDINLFGSVFLIALIALDRCICVLHPVWAQNHRTVSLAKKVIVAPWILALLLTLPVFIFLTTVSDPKGTGNVYCTFNFRSWGATLEERLNVAITMLTMRGIIRFIIGFSMPMSIVAVCYGLIAAKIRRKGLVHSSRPLRVLTAVVASFFICWFPFQLVALLSTVWLQEMLFQGKYKILEVLVNPTSSLAFFNSCLNPMLYVFVGQDFRDRLIQSLPASLERALTEDSAQPSDTATNSSSLPAEVELQPK